The following are from one region of the Sandaracinus amylolyticus genome:
- a CDS encoding CopD family protein has product MLREISLVLHIVGVLLWIGGSASAAWSAAQLALVSSAEQRKEGLLAVRRALLAIVTPGLLLAWAGGLTMFFTGLDLYARAGWMHGKLTIGIVVAALHGVLVARVRKGASGEREVSQGFFAGIAMTIVVLAAVVVALVVFRPGS; this is encoded by the coding sequence ATGCTCCGCGAGATCTCGCTCGTCCTGCACATCGTCGGCGTGCTGCTGTGGATCGGCGGCAGCGCGAGCGCTGCCTGGAGCGCGGCACAGCTCGCGCTCGTGTCGTCCGCGGAGCAGCGCAAGGAAGGGCTGCTCGCGGTGCGTCGCGCGTTGCTCGCGATCGTGACGCCGGGCCTCCTGCTCGCGTGGGCCGGCGGGCTCACGATGTTCTTCACGGGCCTCGACCTGTACGCGCGCGCCGGGTGGATGCACGGCAAGCTCACGATCGGGATCGTCGTCGCCGCGCTGCACGGCGTGCTCGTCGCGCGGGTGCGCAAGGGCGCGAGCGGTGAGCGCGAGGTCTCGCAGGGCTTCTTCGCGGGCATCGCGATGACCATCGTCGTGCTCGCGGCCGTGGTCGTCGCGCTGGTGGTCTTCCGCCCGGGATCGTGA